The proteins below come from a single Psychrobacter sp. FDAARGOS_221 genomic window:
- the nuoL gene encoding NADH-quinone oxidoreductase subunit L — protein MSFLALTFIFPALSFLILAFRRDHLSEQAARYLGVGSMGLSALCALIAGLSYLGQNDPSTVINVPLWTWLQVGDFAPAFGLSFDGLALTMMGVITGIGFLIHLFAAWYMQGDKGFARFFSYMNLFVASMLLLVLADNLLLLYLGWEGVGICSYLLIGYYYENRANGRAAMKAFTVTRIGDVFLAFGLFLLFREFGTLNIQDIIIRAPQMFEVNNPTLVLATMMLVGGAMGKSAQIPLHTWLADAMAGPTPVSALIHAATMVTAGVYLIARLHPLFILTPGILLYWVGAVGAITLVVAGFCALAQTDIKRILAYSTMSQIGYMFLALGVGAWQGAVFHLMTHAFFKALLFLSSGAVIIAVHHEQDIFKMGGLRKKIPLVFWCFVIGGGALAAIPWVTVGFYSKEAILWETYATGHQVLFYMGVFGAFLTSLYTFRMIWYTFFGEEKTIAHKLSGLSYQVPLVVLLVLSTAVGAFITPPLQGVLPESVGHLLEQAGDAHAKHTAEYIAMGAMAAGLILAFLLYVANSGKLLAKFKASSLGGAIYYWCYHGLGFDALYDIVFVKPFLLIGKILKSDPVDKTWNILPAIASAGNKVMAMTQTGSLRGYAASFGLGMAVLLILVMTTVI, from the coding sequence ATGAGTTTTCTAGCATTAACCTTCATCTTTCCGGCGTTAAGTTTCTTAATCTTAGCGTTCAGACGAGATCACTTATCAGAACAAGCGGCTCGATACCTAGGTGTCGGTAGCATGGGCTTGTCAGCGCTGTGTGCATTAATTGCTGGCTTAAGCTATCTTGGTCAAAATGATCCAAGCACTGTAATCAATGTACCGTTATGGACTTGGCTACAAGTGGGCGACTTTGCGCCAGCCTTTGGTCTAAGCTTTGATGGCTTAGCCTTAACCATGATGGGTGTTATTACTGGTATTGGCTTTTTAATTCACCTATTTGCCGCTTGGTATATGCAAGGCGATAAAGGCTTTGCTCGCTTCTTTAGCTATATGAACCTGTTCGTAGCCAGTATGTTATTACTGGTATTGGCAGATAACTTGCTACTGCTCTATTTAGGCTGGGAAGGGGTAGGTATTTGTTCGTACCTGTTAATTGGTTACTATTATGAAAATAGAGCCAATGGCCGTGCGGCGATGAAAGCCTTTACTGTGACTCGTATTGGTGATGTATTCTTAGCGTTTGGTTTATTCTTATTATTCCGTGAGTTTGGTACGCTAAACATTCAAGACATCATCATTCGTGCGCCACAGATGTTTGAGGTGAATAACCCAACTTTAGTACTGGCTACCATGATGTTGGTCGGCGGTGCGATGGGTAAATCAGCTCAAATTCCATTGCATACTTGGCTTGCTGACGCGATGGCAGGTCCGACGCCTGTTTCAGCACTTATTCACGCAGCAACCATGGTAACTGCCGGCGTTTATTTAATTGCGCGTTTACATCCACTATTTATCCTAACGCCAGGTATCTTATTGTACTGGGTAGGTGCTGTGGGTGCGATTACTCTTGTGGTTGCTGGATTTTGTGCACTGGCACAGACAGACATTAAGCGTATCCTAGCTTATTCGACCATGAGCCAAATTGGCTATATGTTCTTAGCACTAGGTGTGGGTGCATGGCAAGGCGCTGTCTTCCATCTAATGACCCATGCTTTCTTTAAAGCCTTGTTATTCTTATCTTCTGGTGCGGTAATTATCGCTGTTCATCACGAACAAGACATCTTCAAAATGGGCGGCTTGCGTAAAAAGATCCCATTGGTATTTTGGTGTTTTGTGATTGGTGGAGGAGCACTGGCTGCAATTCCTTGGGTCACTGTGGGCTTTTACTCAAAAGAAGCCATTCTTTGGGAAACCTATGCCACTGGCCATCAAGTATTGTTCTATATGGGTGTATTCGGTGCGTTCTTAACCTCACTTTATACGTTCCGTATGATTTGGTACACCTTCTTTGGCGAAGAAAAAACCATTGCTCACAAGTTATCAGGCCTATCGTATCAAGTACCATTAGTGGTGCTATTGGTGCTATCGACCGCTGTTGGCGCGTTCATCACACCGCCACTACAAGGGGTATTACCTGAAAGTGTTGGTCATCTATTAGAGCAAGCGGGCGACGCACATGCCAAGCACACTGCAGAATATATTGCTATGGGTGCGATGGCAGCAGGCCTAATCTTAGCTTTTCTATTATATGTGGCAAACAGTGGCAAACTACTGGCTAAATTTAAAGCCTCAAGTTTGGGCGGTGCTATTTATTATTGGTGCTACCATGGCCTAGGCTTTGATGCCTTATATGACATTGTGTTTGTCAAACCATTTTTACTTATTGGCAAAATACTCAAGTCAGATCCTGTCGACAAAACATGGAATATCTTACCTGCCATTGCTTCGGCCGGTAACAAGGTAATGGCCATGACACAAACAGGCTCGCTTCGAGGATATGCTGCAAGCTTTGGACTGGGGATGGCAGTGTTATTGATACTAGTCATGACGACGGTGATTTAA
- the nuoK gene encoding NADH-quinone oxidoreductase subunit NuoK, translating to MLGPIPMEHGLILAGIIFAIGLCGVMVRRNFLFMLMSLEIMMSAAGLAFIVAGSHWLSADGQIMFIFILTLAAAEASLGLAILLQFYHRRGHLDVDTANEMRG from the coding sequence ATGCTTGGACCGATTCCTATGGAGCACGGCCTGATATTGGCAGGTATTATTTTTGCTATCGGTTTATGCGGGGTGATGGTACGCCGTAACTTCCTATTTATGCTGATGAGCTTAGAGATTATGATGAGTGCTGCAGGCTTAGCGTTTATCGTTGCAGGCAGTCATTGGTTAAGTGCAGATGGTCAAATTATGTTTATCTTTATCTTAACGTTGGCAGCTGCTGAAGCGTCTTTAGGCTTGGCCATCTTATTACAATTCTACCATCGCCGTGGTCACTTAGATGTGGATACGGCCAATGAGATGAGAGGTTAA
- the nuoH gene encoding NADH-quinone oxidoreductase subunit NuoH, translating into MESIRIIPEVPSFLNLSTEAWSILFLVAQALVIFLVVVIVAALMIIYERRMLALWQDRYGPNRVGPWGSLQLVADMLKIFFKEDWTPKFADKFMFILAPAIAMFTALASFAIIPISPTLGVADWNIGILFFFAMAGMAVYAVMFGGWASENKYSLLGGLRSAAQTISYEVFLGLSLMGVVAITGSFNLRDIVTAQTGGFWHWNIFPQFLGFLTFVVAGVAVTHRHPFDQPEAEQELAEGYHVEYSGMKFGMFFIGEYVNVVLISALMTCLFFGGWDAPMNLGFTILPPAFWFMIKTLFFMTMFVLARGSLMRPRYDQVMNFGWKVCLPVTLINLLITAALILVASN; encoded by the coding sequence ATGGAATCGATACGAATCATCCCTGAGGTACCTAGCTTTTTAAACTTATCTACTGAGGCTTGGTCGATATTATTCTTAGTGGCTCAAGCGTTAGTCATCTTTTTAGTGGTGGTCATTGTTGCTGCCCTGATGATTATCTATGAGCGTCGCATGTTGGCACTGTGGCAAGACCGTTATGGTCCGAACCGTGTGGGCCCTTGGGGTTCATTGCAACTGGTCGCTGATATGTTGAAGATCTTCTTCAAAGAAGACTGGACGCCTAAGTTTGCCGATAAGTTCATGTTCATTTTGGCGCCAGCCATTGCCATGTTCACTGCTTTGGCTTCATTTGCCATCATTCCTATTTCTCCAACGTTAGGTGTGGCTGACTGGAATATTGGTATCTTGTTCTTCTTTGCCATGGCGGGTATGGCCGTCTATGCGGTAATGTTTGGTGGTTGGGCATCTGAAAACAAATACTCATTACTGGGTGGTTTACGCTCTGCAGCACAGACCATCAGTTACGAAGTTTTCTTAGGTTTATCATTAATGGGTGTGGTGGCGATTACCGGCTCGTTCAATCTACGCGATATCGTTACTGCACAAACCGGTGGTTTTTGGCACTGGAATATCTTCCCACAGTTTTTAGGCTTTTTAACCTTTGTGGTCGCCGGTGTTGCTGTTACTCACAGACACCCATTTGACCAACCTGAAGCCGAACAAGAATTGGCGGAAGGTTACCATGTTGAATACTCAGGTATGAAGTTTGGTATGTTCTTTATTGGTGAGTATGTCAACGTGGTGTTGATCTCAGCATTAATGACCTGTTTGTTCTTCGGTGGTTGGGATGCGCCAATGAATCTTGGCTTTACCATTTTGCCGCCTGCCTTTTGGTTTATGATTAAGACCTTATTTTTTATGACCATGTTTGTCTTAGCACGTGGTTCGTTAATGCGTCCACGCTATGACCAAGTGATGAACTTTGGTTGGAAGGTATGTTTACCCGTTACTTTAATTAACTTATTAATTACTGCGGCTTTAATTTTGGTTGCCAGCAATTAA
- the nuoI gene encoding NADH-quinone oxidoreductase subunit NuoI — protein sequence MFKTLKNTVVGMFTIVRSMWMVNSHALRPRDTILYPEQPVPVPPRFRGRIVLTRDPDGDERCVACNLCAVACPVACISLQKAEREDGRWYPEFFRINFSRCIFCGMCEEACPTTAIQLTPDFELGEYVRQDLVYEKEHLLISGPGKYPDYNYYRVSGMAIKDKPKGAAKNEAEPVDLRSLLP from the coding sequence ATGTTTAAAACGTTGAAAAATACAGTCGTGGGCATGTTTACCATCGTACGCTCTATGTGGATGGTTAACAGTCATGCGTTAAGACCAAGAGATACAATTTTGTATCCGGAACAGCCTGTTCCTGTGCCCCCACGCTTTCGGGGTCGTATTGTATTGACTCGTGATCCAGATGGCGATGAGCGCTGCGTCGCGTGTAACTTATGTGCGGTCGCTTGTCCGGTTGCCTGTATCTCATTACAAAAGGCAGAGCGAGAAGATGGTCGCTGGTATCCTGAATTTTTCCGCATTAACTTCTCACGCTGTATCTTTTGTGGCATGTGTGAAGAAGCGTGTCCAACAACCGCTATTCAGCTAACTCCAGATTTTGAGTTGGGTGAATATGTGCGACAAGATTTGGTGTACGAAAAAGAGCACCTATTAATTTCAGGACCAGGTAAATATCCTGATTATAACTATTACCGTGTCAGCGGCATGGCGATTAAAGACAAACCAAAAGGTGCTGCCAAAAATGAAGCAGAACCTGTTGATTTAAGGAGTCTATTGCCATGA
- the nuoJ gene encoding NADH-quinone oxidoreductase subunit J produces the protein MSWLHWFDNTSLVGFYALGLVAIIASLRVIMLANPVHAILSMIVSLLALAGIFFILGAPFAGALQVIVYAGAILVLFVFVIMMLNLGVKNDERESLWLSSDVWAVPAALSFVIAVVLVYMLSMGNSYQGEHVVTMVGAQTVSAKHVGIALFTEYLLLVEVAAMLLLAALVAAYHLGKKALDDENESHTSRGARGLNSENNPLDSDSQGYHYQSIDAAKFKKQKGQGTHHQHKNLHNKEES, from the coding sequence ATGAGTTGGCTACATTGGTTTGATAACACCTCATTAGTTGGATTTTATGCCTTGGGCTTAGTGGCCATTATTGCCAGCTTACGCGTAATCATGTTGGCAAACCCAGTCCACGCCATCTTATCCATGATTGTTTCTTTATTAGCATTAGCAGGCATCTTCTTTATTTTAGGTGCTCCATTTGCAGGCGCACTGCAAGTGATCGTTTATGCCGGTGCTATTTTAGTCCTATTTGTCTTCGTGATTATGATGCTCAACTTAGGCGTCAAAAATGATGAACGTGAAAGCCTATGGTTGTCCTCAGATGTGTGGGCAGTGCCAGCAGCATTAAGCTTTGTGATTGCTGTGGTATTGGTTTACATGTTATCGATGGGTAATAGCTATCAAGGTGAGCATGTGGTCACCATGGTTGGCGCACAAACAGTATCAGCGAAACATGTGGGTATTGCTTTATTTACCGAGTACTTATTACTGGTAGAAGTGGCGGCTATGTTGCTATTAGCTGCGTTAGTTGCGGCTTATCACTTAGGTAAAAAGGCATTGGATGATGAAAATGAAAGTCATACCAGCCGTGGCGCTAGAGGATTGAACAGTGAGAATAACCCATTAGATAGCGACTCGCAAGGCTACCATTACCAGTCCATTGATGCCGCGAAATTTAAGAAGCAAAAAGGGCAGGGTACTCATCATCAGCATAAAAATCTGCATAATAAGGAGGAGAGTTAA